tACAAAGACCGTCTTACACGATATACTAAAATCCATTGATCCAATCTATTCTACCAAGTCAAGTTAACCGAGGGAAAAAACAGTCATTGCAGTAAATACAACAGTAAAGTGTTTTCATAAATCATTAAGTTTCTTGATCGAACTTATCAAGTGTAAATTCTCATATTCTTTCATACAAGTTCTAGCTAGTTTGAAATTACATAAATCCTGCTCATTATTTTAGGTTACGATAGGTGTTCTTTCATAAATGGAAATATGTTAAGCACTACATATGTTTAATTTATCACTACACAGTTGTTTAACAAGCCACGGCAACGAAAATCAAGGCCAGTACGGCAATATGCCTTGCCCAACTATTCTTGCTGGATCCACATGTTGGCAAGTCTAGAATAAGCATTTGTCCTGATGATGGACTGCTAAAGATCTTCGAAGTTTGATCCCACAGGGAGCAATTTGCAGGCCGGAATAAATCAGTGTGTGAAGCGACATCTACTATAACTGTCGTCGGGTATCCTACAATTATGGAATGTTGTAATATTATAAACTTGattttgatattaaaaacaaaatatggttTCCATATTAACTCTAATATTGTGTGCTAAAATCAATAGTAATAAAACACTATGAAATTGGTACTGATAGTTTAACTAAGAACTTACCATCGCTCTTCCTGTGTTCGTATCCACTTCCGATAATTTTAATAGCTACAATTTTCTCACAGCTGATGTCATCTGTATGGAAGATGAAGCATCTCTGTGTGCATGATCCGTCATCGTACACGATGCATCTGAAATTCTTTGTCGTGGTATTGCTAACTTGGATTGAGTTGCCGTTCTTTAGCTCAACTACAAAAAACATCTTATCAGAATATCTGCCTTCAATTTTTGACATAATAGAACTCAAAGATTCGTTTTTAAGTATTATGTCTACCATAAACAGCTTTTCGGATTCGTCAGTGCAATTTTTGGTTTGAGCAGCCACCGCAGTTTCAAACGTCTTCAATTCTGTGCCCCAGAAGGTTTTTTCCATAGCTAGTGATATACCAGTGTATTTCTGTTTCTTATACATTGTTTCAATACTAATGCCACTGAGGACAAGGTTGTGAATGTATGCACTGAAGTTTTCCATTTTCGTTAAATGACAGTCTGTCTTTTCTCTTATCATTTCCAGAATTTGTTTTTCAGTACTAATTGATTTTGTTGTCACGTAAGGTTTTATCTCATAAAGCTTATCAAAATAACCCACACTTTTGTCCAGAAAGATGTTCAAATAATGTGGCTTATCCAATGTTGTTGCGTTTATAGCGTTTTCCGAGTCTCGAACTCTATTCTTCGTTGACCGGTCGAAATCTTCCACTTTCTCTAATGCCAATTGTAGCTGAAGCTGAAAAAACAGGTCAACAACAGTTTGTTGCAACACGCTTAAACTTGTTTGTACGGTTTCTATTTTTCCAAGTACTTCTTTTTTTGCCGATTCTATTGCATTGTTCACTGTATTGTCGAAAATAGATACTCCTAAATCAAAAGCATCCAGCGCAAGTCCTACAATGTTGGTAAATTTCGTAGATCCTAAAGCTGATGTGATACCAGCGGCATATACAAATGTACAAAGCGAAAACGATGCAATTACGATCAGAACTCCAGAAAACGCCATGGTACTGCCTGAGGCGTTTAAGCAATTATGTCAGGTTTATAGTCAAGCACTGATATTTATATGCAAACCTTCTACTACGGTGAACATTTTAGTCATGCCCTTGACTACAATGATCACGTATTTTTATCGATCTCAAAGCGAGGTTGTGCTATCCTTTAACTTTAGTTTAAATTTAAACAGTTGTTAATAGTTCGATATTGCTTGACTGCAagtacacggccgttaatcacgggcgccacctctgttagcgatgcattaataaatgagctgatgctacttccgaggtgagtatgttgtatatgtttatgtcaacatatttcgcattatttaaaaaattggacaatgtagtgcgattcagcgcaGATTATTTCATA
This is a stretch of genomic DNA from Dreissena polymorpha isolate Duluth1 chromosome 7, UMN_Dpol_1.0, whole genome shotgun sequence. It encodes these proteins:
- the LOC127836937 gene encoding uncharacterized protein LOC127836937, whose amino-acid sequence is MIREKTDCHLTKMENFSAYIHNLVLSGISIETMYKKQKYTGISLAMEKTFWGTELKTFETAVAAQTKNCTDESEKLFMVDIILKNESLSSIMSKIEGRYSDKMFFVVELKNGNSIQVSNTTTKNFRCIVYDDGSCTQRCFIFHTDDISCEKIVAIKIIGSGYEHRKSDGYPTTVIVDVASHTDLFRPANCSLWDQTSKIFSSPSSGQMLILDLPTCGSSKNSWARHIAVLALIFVAVAC